The following are from one region of the Stigmatella ashevillena genome:
- a CDS encoding serine/threonine-protein kinase, with amino-acid sequence MQHLGTEKVEVTGVSAQDSLVGRRYQLLEVVGRGGMGTVYRALDRLGGSIALKRLHRSLGSLAQEASWNATTVTTSREMARDLAAEFKALTSLRHPHVIHVLDYGFDEEQRPYLTMELLAGAKTLLEAGRGQAPRVQIDLLVQLLQALAYMHRRGFIHRDLKPANVLVVDGQVKVLDFGLALARERGEPHGTAGTPGYIAPELFQGESASEASDLYSVGVMVQRMGAGAQESEPRLAKLLQRLMVADRRERYTRAEEVLKDLREMVGQQVQFETQATRESYLRSARFVGRERERELLEQALERALAGQGEAWLVGGESGVGKSRLVEEIRTLAMVRGAVVLRGQAVSSGGSPYEDFRSVLPWLALLSGPSDFEASVLKSLVPNLEALLQRQVPEVLEVGGDIAQERLMGVVEALFERLGQPTLLILEDLQWGRAESKRLLARLSACAATLPLLVVATYRDDEQPGLSQELPAMRVLGVPRLGAEEMAHLSESMIGEAGRAPQVLELLRRETEGNPFFLVEVVRALAEEAGQLDRIGAAPLPERVFAGGVRQIIQRRLDRVPAPARELLQLAAVVGRHLDLQVLRASAPEEDLDRWLEDCAGAAVLDFAEGRWRFAHDKLREGTLASLSGEKARELHRRAALCIEAAYPNASEWLAALAYHWGQAGNTEREAHYAERAGEQAMSVYACHAAIPYFQRALEIAQAKAAQAIHIGHLQGRLAESFYLIGDMASCVTHVGQNLENLGWPLPKSPKAWRLRLARELLVRLAQAVTPESFEEQSPERRKLRIEAGHLTTRLNEIYVFQQDAVRVIWSALRLVNLLEPAGPSPDLARAYIIMATILNAIPGLRSMVNDWCERAVTTAKRVESTDSLIYVLVRRVVCGISQARWREAEAWAEQARGLASTARDFRQFEQGCSMLLNAFYYQGGFRRGVEISHELELSARRRNAEQPSYWGPLLRARCLVRLGRSAEAIRELEQVLPWCESHASSTETTLLYGPLSLALLQGGQRERALEMAARGLALMRGRKPVNCLIVGGLRMVTEVYLAAWERVTGGRAPGVRELERAAREGCKSLRAYTRAFSFAEPFSLLCDGQEAWLLGRTEVARRTWQRCAERAVELAMPYEEGRARLEQGRHLAPEAPERKAHLLRARELFQRLEAVGDLARAEAELARVGNP; translated from the coding sequence ATGCAACACTTGGGGACCGAGAAGGTAGAGGTCACGGGAGTCAGCGCGCAGGACTCACTGGTGGGCCGCCGCTACCAACTCCTGGAAGTCGTCGGTCGCGGAGGCATGGGGACTGTGTACCGCGCCTTGGATCGGCTGGGCGGGTCCATTGCACTCAAACGGTTGCATCGCTCGCTGGGGAGCTTGGCACAAGAGGCCTCGTGGAATGCCACCACGGTGACCACCTCGCGTGAGATGGCGCGGGACCTGGCCGCCGAGTTCAAGGCGCTCACCTCGCTGCGCCACCCTCACGTCATCCACGTGCTGGATTACGGGTTCGATGAGGAGCAGCGGCCCTACCTCACCATGGAACTGCTGGCGGGGGCGAAGACGCTGTTGGAGGCGGGGCGGGGCCAGGCGCCCAGGGTGCAGATCGACCTGCTGGTGCAGCTGCTGCAAGCGCTCGCGTACATGCATCGCCGGGGCTTCATCCACCGGGACCTGAAGCCGGCCAACGTGCTGGTGGTGGACGGGCAGGTGAAAGTGCTGGATTTTGGCCTGGCTCTGGCACGCGAGCGAGGCGAGCCGCACGGGACGGCGGGCACGCCGGGGTACATCGCACCCGAGCTCTTCCAGGGAGAGTCGGCCTCGGAGGCTTCGGATCTGTACAGTGTGGGGGTGATGGTGCAGCGCATGGGGGCGGGGGCCCAGGAGTCAGAGCCACGCTTGGCGAAGCTCCTCCAACGACTGATGGTGGCAGACCGGCGCGAGCGCTACACGCGTGCCGAAGAGGTGCTGAAGGACCTGCGGGAGATGGTCGGCCAGCAGGTCCAGTTCGAGACCCAGGCCACGCGCGAGAGCTACCTGCGGTCGGCACGCTTCGTGGGCCGGGAACGCGAGCGCGAGCTGTTGGAGCAGGCGCTGGAGCGGGCGTTGGCCGGTCAGGGCGAGGCGTGGCTGGTGGGCGGAGAGAGCGGGGTGGGCAAGTCGCGGCTGGTGGAAGAGATTCGCACGCTGGCCATGGTGCGGGGGGCTGTGGTGCTGCGGGGCCAAGCCGTCAGCAGCGGAGGCAGCCCGTATGAGGACTTCCGGTCGGTGCTGCCCTGGCTGGCGCTGCTGTCCGGGCCGAGCGACTTCGAGGCCAGCGTGCTCAAGTCCCTGGTGCCGAATCTGGAGGCGCTGCTGCAGAGGCAGGTGCCGGAAGTGCTGGAGGTCGGCGGTGACATTGCCCAGGAGCGTCTGATGGGCGTGGTGGAGGCACTCTTCGAGCGACTCGGCCAGCCGACCCTGTTGATCCTCGAGGACTTGCAGTGGGGGCGTGCCGAGTCCAAGCGGCTATTGGCGCGGCTGTCGGCGTGCGCGGCCACGCTGCCGCTGCTGGTGGTCGCCACGTACCGCGACGACGAGCAGCCCGGGCTTTCCCAGGAGCTGCCGGCCATGCGGGTGCTGGGCGTGCCGCGGCTTGGGGCGGAGGAGATGGCGCACCTGAGCGAGTCGATGATCGGCGAGGCCGGCCGTGCGCCGCAGGTGCTGGAGTTGCTCCGGCGAGAGACGGAGGGCAACCCCTTCTTCCTGGTAGAGGTGGTGCGCGCGCTGGCGGAGGAGGCGGGGCAGTTGGATAGGATTGGGGCCGCGCCCCTGCCGGAGCGGGTCTTCGCCGGAGGCGTGCGGCAGATCATCCAGCGGCGACTGGACAGGGTGCCGGCTCCGGCGCGCGAACTGCTACAGCTGGCGGCGGTGGTGGGCCGCCACCTGGACCTTCAGGTGCTGAGGGCCAGCGCGCCCGAGGAGGACTTGGATCGGTGGCTGGAAGACTGCGCGGGCGCCGCGGTGCTGGACTTCGCGGAAGGGCGGTGGCGTTTCGCCCACGACAAGCTGCGAGAGGGCACACTGGCCAGCCTGTCAGGGGAGAAGGCGCGAGAGCTGCACCGCCGGGCGGCGCTCTGCATCGAGGCAGCGTACCCCAACGCCTCCGAGTGGCTGGCGGCGCTCGCCTACCACTGGGGCCAGGCAGGTAACACGGAGCGGGAGGCCCACTACGCGGAGCGGGCAGGGGAGCAGGCCATGTCTGTCTATGCCTGCCATGCGGCCATCCCCTATTTCCAGCGGGCCCTGGAGATTGCCCAGGCGAAGGCCGCACAGGCGATCCACATCGGACACCTGCAGGGGCGGCTGGCAGAGTCCTTCTACCTCATCGGCGACATGGCCTCCTGCGTCACGCATGTTGGACAGAACCTGGAGAACCTAGGCTGGCCGTTGCCCAAGAGCCCCAAGGCTTGGCGCCTGCGCCTCGCACGCGAGCTGCTCGTGCGGCTCGCGCAGGCGGTCACGCCCGAGTCCTTCGAGGAGCAGTCGCCCGAGCGCCGCAAGCTGCGCATCGAGGCCGGGCATCTGACGACAAGACTCAATGAGATTTATGTCTTCCAGCAGGATGCCGTACGCGTGATCTGGTCGGCGCTCCGGTTGGTCAACCTGCTGGAGCCCGCGGGACCTTCACCAGACCTGGCGCGCGCCTACATCATCATGGCGACAATCCTGAACGCCATCCCTGGCCTGCGGTCGATGGTGAACGACTGGTGCGAGCGAGCCGTGACCACGGCCAAGCGAGTGGAGAGCACGGACAGCTTGATCTACGTGCTGGTGCGCCGTGTGGTCTGTGGCATCAGCCAGGCCCGGTGGAGGGAGGCGGAGGCCTGGGCGGAACAGGCCCGGGGGCTTGCCAGCACCGCCAGGGATTTCCGCCAATTCGAGCAGGGCTGCAGCATGTTGTTGAATGCGTTCTACTACCAGGGAGGTTTCCGTCGAGGGGTCGAGATCTCGCATGAGCTCGAGCTCTCCGCGCGAAGGCGCAATGCCGAGCAGCCCTCGTACTGGGGACCGTTGCTGCGGGCGCGCTGCCTCGTTCGTCTGGGCCGTAGCGCGGAGGCCATCCGCGAGCTGGAGCAGGTGCTGCCCTGGTGCGAGTCCCATGCGAGTTCCACGGAGACAACCCTGCTCTACGGCCCGCTGTCCCTGGCCCTGCTGCAGGGTGGGCAGCGGGAGCGCGCGCTCGAGATGGCGGCCAGGGGGTTGGCGCTGATGAGGGGCAGAAAGCCGGTGAACTGCCTTATCGTCGGTGGGTTACGCATGGTCACAGAGGTGTATCTCGCGGCGTGGGAGCGAGTGACGGGCGGCCGGGCCCCTGGAGTACGGGAGTTGGAGCGGGCAGCGAGGGAGGGTTGCAAGTCCTTGCGGGCCTACACCCGGGCCTTCTCGTTCGC